CGGCACGCGGGCTGCTCCATGTGCCTGGGCATGAACCCCGACCAGCTGGCCCCCGGTGAGCGCTCCGCGTCCACCTCCAACCGCAACTTCGAGGGCCGGCAGGGCAAGGGCGGCCGCACCCACCTGGTCTCCCCCCAGGTCGCCGCCGCCACCGCCGTACTGGGCCACCTGGCCTCCCCGGCCGACCTGTCCGACGCCGTCACCACCGCGGGGGTCTGAGAACCATGGAAGCTTTCACCACGCACACCGGCCGGGCCGTCCCGCTGCGCCGCAGCAACGTCGACACCGACCAGATCATCCCGGCGCACTGGCTGAAGAAGGTCACCCGCGACGGCTTCGAGGACGGCCTCTTCGAGGCCTGGCGCAAGGACTCCGAGTTCGTCCTCAACCGCCCCGAGCGGCAGGGCGCCACGGTCCTGGTGGCCGGCCCCGACTTCGGCACCGGCTCCTCCCGCGAGCACGCCGTCTGGGCGCTCCAGAACTACGGCTTCAAGGCCGTCATCTCGTCCCGCTTCGCCGACATCTTCCGCGGCAACTCGCTGAAGAACGGTCTGCTCACCGTCGTCCTGCCGCAGGAGACGGTGGACGCCCTCTGGCAGCTCACCGAGGCCGACCCCACCGTCGAGATCACCGTCGACCTGGAGGCCCGCAAGGTCCTGGCGGACGGGATCGACGCCGACTTCGAGCTCGACGAGAACGCCCGCTGGCGACTGCTGAACGGCCTCGACGACATCAGCCTCACCCTTCAGAACGAAGCCGACATCGCGGCCTACGAGGCGGCCAGGCCGTCCTTCAAGCCCCGTACAATTACGGCCTGAGCAGCGCTTTTCCAAGACTGCGCCCCCCACCCTCGGGTGGGGGGCGCAGTCGCTTGTTGAGACCCTGTCGGGCGACAACTCGCCCTAGATGGCACAATCGGTGCATGGAACGCGACAGCCAACTCGAGCTCTACGAGGCAGTCGCCGCCCGATTGAAAGAAGCGCACACCCGAGTGCGCGCACTGCAAGTCCCGGAGGGCGTAAGGATGGCGCTGTCCCGGAAGCTGCTGGTCGTCACGGCCGCG
The Streptomyces roseofulvus genome window above contains:
- the leuD gene encoding 3-isopropylmalate dehydratase small subunit translates to MEAFTTHTGRAVPLRRSNVDTDQIIPAHWLKKVTRDGFEDGLFEAWRKDSEFVLNRPERQGATVLVAGPDFGTGSSREHAVWALQNYGFKAVISSRFADIFRGNSLKNGLLTVVLPQETVDALWQLTEADPTVEITVDLEARKVLADGIDADFELDENARWRLLNGLDDISLTLQNEADIAAYEAARPSFKPRTITA